From the genome of Halobacteriovorax marinus SJ:
CAGGAGCAAAGGCTTCACACGCAAGAACATTACCTGTAGCAACTAGCATAAATAATGTAATTAATAGCTTTTTCATTTCTTCTCCAAATATCAGCATGAGATATTTATATTTTAAAAAAGTGCTGGGACAGGCCCAGCACCTATAAACTAATTAAAGAGTAGGCTCTTCAATTGATGTTTTAGTACAAACTTTAGCAGCTTGAGTTTTCCATGGTCTAAATTGCTCTTTACCACTTAGGTTAGTAGCTTCTGAGAATGTGTATCTAACACGACAGAAAGTTGGAGCTTTTTTACCATGTCCAGTAATGTTTTCACTACCTGTAGCAACTGCAGTGCTGTAACCAAGGCTAGCGTTAGAGATTAACTCATCAGCATAGTTACCACTGAATACGTTTGAACCTGGAACATAGTTAAGTGGGTTTGGAGCGTTAGCAACTTGGTAGTCACAAACGATTTCAGAGTCAACTGTAAGACCAGCAACTGCTGCGTAACTAGCGTATCCACCAGTTAAGTCTTGAATTGTAGCTTCAGCTTTAGCAACCCAGTTAGTATTGATACCAGCTGTTGCGTAATCAATTTGTGGTCCTCTGAAACATACGTCTAGGTAGTACTCAGCACCAAAAAGCTCTGAACCAAGGTTGAAGTTAAGAGAAGTAAGTTGCTTGTCAAAGTAGTTACCAGAAACTTTTCCGTTTGCATCAACAAGGTTTGAAAATAAGAAGTTCTTATTTTGGTTAGCTGCAAAAGAAGCTTTTGTAGAAGATGGGTAAGTTTCGTTGTGATCAGACCAGTTAGCATAAGTAACTTCAGTGAAGTCCATTAAGTAACTACCGTCAGTACCAGAACAAACACAGTCACATGACTGACCAGTTTCACATGCATTTGGGTTACATGAGTTAGTTGGGTTTGTTCTTTCGTAACAAACTACATCGTTAGCTTTCTTGTGCTTAATACCTGCATTACATGGGTAAATTGATGACCCAGAAGAGAATACAGTAAAGTCAAAACTAACTTCGATTGCCGAAGCAGAAAAAGTTGCAGCAAATAGTGCTACCATTAAAAGTGCTTTTTAAACTACGTTCATTTGAACCTCCTAAAGTTGTTAAAAATTGCGTTTTATATAAATCAAAAAAGATTTTTTAAGATCTCTCTGTGTTTAATAAATCACTTATTTAATCACTTAGCTCTTCGCTAAATAAAAAACAAAAATACATGTCCTAATACGCACGCTTTTTAACATTTTTATTACAATTTGAATTTAATTATTTTGATGAGCGAGATCATCTAAGACATAGCTTTAGAGAAACTAAAAATATAAAGTATTGATTACACATAGTGCTAAACTTAACCTTAAGAAAACAAGGACTATTTATTTTTCTAAATTATTCAATAGGATCCAAGCCATAACTAAAGACTAACTCAAGTCTACTTAAAGGAAACATTAATTTTCCAAATCCCCCATAAACAAGGGGCTAAATCATAAATTATTTACAGGAAAGTTAAAGGAGTAAACGAATTTCCTTCAAGGATTTGATCTCATCACGCAGCTTTGCAGCAAATTCAAAGTCTAATTCTCTAGAGGCCATCTTCATTTTACTCGTCAATTCTTCAATTTGCTTATCTAGAGATTTTGCATCTAACTCACCAGAGAGCTTTGACTTTGGCCCTTTAGCGACCTTATTTCCCTTTGCCCCACGAAGAGTTTCAATGACCCCACCGCTGACCTTCTTAGAAATAGTGACAGGGGTAATTCCATTTTCTTGATTATACTCTTCTTGAATTGCTCTTCTTCTCTTTGTTTCAAAGATGGCCTTTTCCATACTCTTAGTATTTTTGTAGGCATAGAGTATGGCCTTTCCTTCAGCGTTTCTTGCGGCCCTACCAATAGTTTGTATAAGAGAGCGCTCCGATCTTAAAAAGCCTTCTTTATCTGCATCTAAAATTGCAACGAGAGAAACCTCAGGAATATCTAATCCTTCACGAAGTAAGTTTATTCCAACGAGAACATCAAATTCACCTAAACGTAGATCTCGAATAATCTCCATTCTCTCTAGTGTATCTATATCAGAATGAAGATACTTAACTTTAATTCCAGCGCCCTTATAGTAATGAGTTAATTCCTCGGCTAACTTCTTAGTCAAAGTTGTAATTAAAACTCTTTGAGACTTCTTAATTATTTTTCGAACTTCTACTAAGAGATCATCCACCTGAGAGCTAGCATCTCTAATTTCTATAGTTGGATCAAGTAGACCTGTCGGGCGAATCACTTGCTCTGTATACTCTCCACTTGTCTTAGTTAGTTCATAGTCCCCAGGAGTTGCTGAAACATAGAGAACCTGATCAAGCTTACTTTCAAACTCAGGAAAATTAAGAGGACGATTATCTAGAGCAGAAGGAAGTCTAAAACCAAAGTCAACAAGGTTTTGCTTTCTCGCCCTATCTCCCCTATACATTCCTCCAACTTGTGAAACTGTAATGTGAGATTCATCAATAATCATAAGAAAATTATTTTTAAAGAAATCAATTAAAGTTGGAGGAGGATCACCTTCTTTACTCCCAGTCAGATGCCTTGAATAATTTTCAATTCCAGAGCAAAAGCCCATCTCTTCCATCATTTCTAAATCTAATAAAGTTCTTTGCTCAAGCCTCTGCCTTTCAACTAGTTTTTCCTGCGCCCCTAGTTCTTGTAACCTCTCTCGTAGCTCTAACTTTATTGTGCTTATGGCATTCTCTAATTTCTTCTCACTAACTACGTAGTGAGACTTTGGATAGATTGTTATCTTATTTAAATTTTGAAGTACTTTTCCCCTTAGAGGATCGACAATTGAAATAGACTCTATCGTATCGTCAAAGAACTCAATGCGAATAACATCTGATTCTTCAGACGCAGGAAAGACTTCAACAAGATCTCCTCGTACTCTAAAACAACCTCTAGAGAAGTCGATGTCGTTTCGTTGAAATTGAATAGAGACAAGATCTTTTAAAAGTTCATCTCTATCCATTTCATCATCAACAAAGAGATTAATCTTCTGAGACTCATATTCATCTGGAGAACCAATACCGTATATACAACTCACACTGGCAACAACAATAACATCATCTCGCTCCAATAGGTTCTTAGTAGCACTATGTCGCAATTTATCGATTTCATCATTAACACTCGCATCTTTTTCAATGAAAGTATCAGTTCCAGGAACATAGGCTTCTGGCTGATAGTAATCGTAGTAAGAGACGAAGTATTCGACTGCATTATTAGGGAAAAACTCTCTAAACTCTGCATATAGCTGAGCTGCTAGTGTTTTATTGTGAGCGAGGATAAGAGTTTTCTTTCCAAGGTTTTGAATCACGTGGGCCATGGTAAATGTCTTACCAGAACCAGTCACTCCAAGAAGTGTTTGTTCCTTTTCTCCAGCACTAAATTTGTTAGTTAAATTCTTTATGGCCTCAGGCTGATCACCACATGGATTAAATTCAGATTGAATATTAAATACTGATTTTTTCTCTTTCATCGCTTTCTAATTGAGTTAAAATATTAAAATGAAAATTACAAATCACCCATCACTTTCGTATAAGAGGAATGAGCTCTTTATAAATGATTACAATCTTCATTCTATAACTAAAGACCTCAAAACTCCATTTTATCTCTATTCTCTCGAGGCCTTACAGAGAAATTTTGAAAATTTTAAGACCGAAGCTCAGAGTAATGGACTTAAAAACCCTCTTATTTGCTATGCCCTTAAAGCTAATTCTAATATACGGCTGCTAAAGACACTTAAGAGTCTTGGTGCAGGAGCAGATATTGTCTCCGGTGGAGAATTAAAGCAAGCGCTCAAGGCGAAGATTCCCGCTCAGAAAATAGTTTTTTCGGGAGTAGGAAAAAATGAGAGTGAAATTGAGCTTGCCCTCACATGTCATCCAGAGGGAATTTATTCATTTAATGTAGAGAGTATAGAAGAGTTGGAGATGATCTCCAGTATTGCTCAAAGATTAAATAAAACAGCGCGAGTGGCCTTAAGGCTAAATCCACAAGTAAATGTCAAAACTCATAAACATATCTCCACGGGAGGAAAGAGTCATAAGTTTGGAATTCTTAAAAGAGATATAGAGCAGGCCCTTTTAAAGAAGAAACTTTGGAAGAGTGTCTCACTGGTTGGACTCTCCATGCATATTGGCTCCCAACTCACCTGCTTAAAGGCAACGAGAAAGGCCCTTATAGAGCTCTGTAGGCTTTGTAATTCCTGTAATCAACTTGAGTTCATAGATGTTGGTGGTGGTCTTGGAGTTCCTTACAATGAAGACCATCCTCTTAGTACTCTTTCAGAGTATATGGAGCTTATTGCAAAGATTACCCAACGAGAGCTTAAAGAAGAGCTACGAATTGTTTTTGAGCCTGGTAGATATATTGCTGCAAACTGCGGGGTGCTTATTACAGAAGTGATTAGGTCAAAGAGCTCTGAAGAAAATAAATTTATAATTGTAGACGGTGGAATGAATGACTTTGTGAGATCCTCTCTCTACGGAGCTTATCACCATGTTCTTCCTCTAAAGAAAAGGCCATCAAAACTTAGTACATGTCATGTGGTTGGCCCAATTTGTGAAACCGCAGATTCATTTGCAAGTAATCGTGAGTTACCACTTCTAAAAGCGAAAGATAGAATTTGTATAGCTGATGTTGGGGCCTATGGAAGTAGCATGGGCTCTACTTATAATATGAGAGAAAAAACGAGAGAGTATATTATAGATTTAAAAGGTGAAGTACGGAGGTAACTGATCAGAGTTTTCCCTGATCAGCTTAATTAAAGTAATCGTCAATCGTTGTGCTAATTTCTTTTGTGTCGTTTCCATTTGAGAGAGAAATTTCTTGCGCAAGTAAATCTCTACACTGCTCTAGCATTTTCTTCTCACCAAAACTTAAGTTCTTCTTCGCTCTTAAAAGAAAGAGTGCTCTAAGAACGTCAGCAATCTCTAGCAGAGATCCTGTCTTAATCTTTGTCATATA
Proteins encoded in this window:
- the uvrB gene encoding excinuclease ABC subunit UvrB; this translates as MKEKKSVFNIQSEFNPCGDQPEAIKNLTNKFSAGEKEQTLLGVTGSGKTFTMAHVIQNLGKKTLILAHNKTLAAQLYAEFREFFPNNAVEYFVSYYDYYQPEAYVPGTDTFIEKDASVNDEIDKLRHSATKNLLERDDVIVVASVSCIYGIGSPDEYESQKINLFVDDEMDRDELLKDLVSIQFQRNDIDFSRGCFRVRGDLVEVFPASEESDVIRIEFFDDTIESISIVDPLRGKVLQNLNKITIYPKSHYVVSEKKLENAISTIKLELRERLQELGAQEKLVERQRLEQRTLLDLEMMEEMGFCSGIENYSRHLTGSKEGDPPPTLIDFFKNNFLMIIDESHITVSQVGGMYRGDRARKQNLVDFGFRLPSALDNRPLNFPEFESKLDQVLYVSATPGDYELTKTSGEYTEQVIRPTGLLDPTIEIRDASSQVDDLLVEVRKIIKKSQRVLITTLTKKLAEELTHYYKGAGIKVKYLHSDIDTLERMEIIRDLRLGEFDVLVGINLLREGLDIPEVSLVAILDADKEGFLRSERSLIQTIGRAARNAEGKAILYAYKNTKSMEKAIFETKRRRAIQEEYNQENGITPVTISKKVSGGVIETLRGAKGNKVAKGPKSKLSGELDAKSLDKQIEELTSKMKMASRELDFEFAAKLRDEIKSLKEIRLLL
- the lysA gene encoding diaminopimelate decarboxylase, yielding MKITNHPSLSYKRNELFINDYNLHSITKDLKTPFYLYSLEALQRNFENFKTEAQSNGLKNPLICYALKANSNIRLLKTLKSLGAGADIVSGGELKQALKAKIPAQKIVFSGVGKNESEIELALTCHPEGIYSFNVESIEELEMISSIAQRLNKTARVALRLNPQVNVKTHKHISTGGKSHKFGILKRDIEQALLKKKLWKSVSLVGLSMHIGSQLTCLKATRKALIELCRLCNSCNQLEFIDVGGGLGVPYNEDHPLSTLSEYMELIAKITQRELKEELRIVFEPGRYIAANCGVLITEVIRSKSSEENKFIIVDGGMNDFVRSSLYGAYHHVLPLKKRPSKLSTCHVVGPICETADSFASNRELPLLKAKDRICIADVGAYGSSMGSTYNMREKTREYIIDLKGEVRR